DNA from Bdellovibrionales bacterium:
TCTGCGCCTCATGGCGACAGGGTTTGCCTGTCGGCATACACCCTCAGCGGGTGTTCGGTTGTTCAGCGCCTGATGAGGACGCTGGTCATTGTAAAATTTGAAGTAGTCCTCCAGTCCTGGGTAGGCCTGATCCAAGGTGTCATAAGCCTTCGGACACCTCCTCATGTATTTGACGGATCGCCATAACCGTTCCACAAAGATATTGTCATGCGCCCGTCCCCGCCCATCCAGCTGATCTGAATCCCGGCTTGTGCCAGACGCCCGGAGAAGGCCAGACTGGTAAATTGTGTCCCCTGATCCGTGTTGAAGATGATGGGCTGGCTCTGCCCCAGCGCCTCCTCCAAGCACTCGGCAAAACGGGTTTCCAAAGTGTACTACAGCCGCCACGCCAAGACCTTGCGGCTGTACCCGTCCGGATCGCCGCCAAGTACACGAACCCGCCCGGCACATGGATGAGGTGATATCCGTACTCCATACCCGATCGGGCACCGTCACGGTCACCCCTCGCAGCAGGTAGGGTAGACCTGAGACCGGATCGGGCGTCACATGCCGCCGGCTTCGGGTAAATCGCCTGCAATCCCATCTCGGCCATCAACCGGATCACCCGCTTACGGTTGACCGGATAGCCGCGCGCCGCAACACCGCCGTCATCCGCCGACCCCGTAAAACGGATGAGCCGTATATTCTGATCAATCCGCCGGCGCAGTTCCTGATTCAGCCCCGCTTCCGGGAACCGGTGATGCATACCAACCGCTCCGCGACAGACCCAGCAGATGGCACTGGGCCACTAGCGAGACCTCGGGGTCCCGGTTGATCCAGCCGCGCCCCTCACCCCCTTAGTGGGTTCAGTCCGGACTTTTTCAACCCACTCCAGTTGGACTTGCAACCGCCCAATCTGACCATACAGCGCCTCGACCTCCTGACCCTCGTCGGGGCGGCGTCGGCCCGTTTGCATTCCGAACAGTGCCTTCAATCCCTCTGGGCTTCCCGCTTCCAAGTGGTCACCGGTTTTGGATGGACCTCGGGACCCCGGGCAATCTCGTTGACCGTCTTGCGACCCGCCAACGCGTCCATCGCAACCTGGGCCTTGAACTCAGCACTGAAAACTTTCCTCTGCATCTCGCCACCTCTTCCTCAGATGTCTTACGTTGCAGAGTACCACCTTATTTGCCTGTCCGAAATTTGGGGTCCATTATTCCGCAAGGCTCTGCGCTGATGGATTTTATTGCTGAAATGGTTTGGGGTTATGCCGATCTTCAAATTGTTAAGAGGAAAATCAACAAAACACCGGTAACAGATTATTTTATTCTTCATATTCGTGACGACTATCGGATATTTGTTAACAATCTTCGCTTGATGGCGCTCTCATACTAAAGCTACTTACGGAAACAACGATTTCATTAGGGCTAAAGCTTAATCCTTCCAAAACCAAAGCTAGTGACGATGTTGTTCGGGCATCGATCAAGGCAGATAAGATTGCATGGCTCAATCGGGAAAAAAGAGCTAGAAGTTTACAGAAGAATCTTCTAATTATTCACGATCACGCACTTCAGTTTCCAAATTCTGGAAGTCTGCACGTCGCATTGAAGGTAGAGTATCATAAACGGCTTTCAAAATTTAAGATTATTA
Protein-coding regions in this window:
- a CDS encoding transposase, producing MERLWRSVKYMRRCPKAYDTLDQAYPGLEDYFKFYNDQRPHQALNNRTPAEGVCRQANPVAMRRR
- a CDS encoding transposase yields the protein MHHRFPEAGLNQELRRRIDQNIRLIRFTGSADDGGVAARGYPVNRKRVIRLMAEMGLQAIYPKPAACDARSGLRSTLPAARGDRDGARSGMEYGYHLIHVPGGFVYLAAIRTGTAARSWRGGCSTLWKPVLPSAWRRRWGRASPSSSTRIRGHNLPVWPSPGVWHKPGFRSAGWAGTGA
- a CDS encoding transposase — protein: MQRKVFSAEFKAQVAMDALAGRKTVNEIARGPEVHPKPVTTWKREAQRD